The proteins below are encoded in one region of Rhododendron vialii isolate Sample 1 chromosome 7a, ASM3025357v1:
- the LOC131334502 gene encoding uncharacterized protein At1g76070-like: MEKVARSRNKFLKFYLSRNLLKFLPPRAAPAITNPFSPKKDKRSDVPIKHKSHLYKGFSGPIISIVPEEARRKIHSASFRTHEPTSPEVSCMGQIKKHKRKTKIITKDKHVSLPTNFKPENSHYEAKKKALGFGKLFGGAWPHGRKFDDSKGKPSNSVDRTAPGLGQMKRLPSRRNSLKNFDWTAQIAPVDGDYGLDYFSDEESEGEEKEVIIPFSAPIILVGGGGRVALEPKKEINLWKRRTMPQPRPLQVH, encoded by the coding sequence ATGGAGAAAGTAGCAAGATCCAGGAACAAGTTCTTGAAGTTTTACTTATCAAGAAATTTGTTGAAGTTCCTGCCACCAAGAGCAGCTCCAGCCATAACAAATCCTTTCAGCCCAAAGAAGGACAAGAGATCCGATGTTCCAATCAAACACAAATCCCACCTCTACAAAGGCTTCTCCGGCCCGATCATATCCATAGTCCCGGAAGAAGCCCGCCGGAAGATCCATAGCGCAAGCTTCAGAACCCACGAGCCCACTTCGCCAGAAGTCTCATGTATGGGCCAAATCAAGAAGCACAAGAGAAAGACCAAGATCATTACCAAAGATAAACACGTGTCGCTTCCTACAAATTTCAAGCCCGAAAATTCCCATTACGAGGCAAAAAAGAAGGCATTAGGGTTTGGAAAATTATTCGGTGGCGCGTGGCCACACGGTCGAAAATTCGATGATTCCAAGGGTAAGCCTTCTAATTCGGTGGATAGAACAGCGCCGGGTTTGGGACAAATGAAACGGCTTCCGAGCAGACGGAATTCGCTGAAGAATTTCgattggacggctcagattgccCCGGTGGACGGGGATTACGGCCTGGACTATTTTTCCGATGAGGAGAGTGAAGGAGAAGAGAAGGAGGTGATAATTCCTTTCTCTGCACCAATAATAttggtgggtggtggtggtagagttgCTTTGGAGCCAAAGAAAGaaatcaatttatggaaaagaagaACCATGCCTCAACCTAGGCCTCTCCAAGTACATTAA